In one Eulemur rufifrons isolate Redbay chromosome 14, OSU_ERuf_1, whole genome shotgun sequence genomic region, the following are encoded:
- the SNN gene encoding stannin, with the protein MSIMDHSPTTGVVTVIVILIAIAALGALILGCWCYLRLQRISQSEDEESIVGDGETKEPFLLVQYSARGPCVERKAKLMTPNGPEVHG; encoded by the coding sequence ATGTCTATTATGGACCACAGCCCTACCACGGGCGTGGTCACGGTCATCGTCATCCTCATTGCCATCGCTGCCCTGGGGGCCTTGATCCTGGGCTGCTGGTGCTACCTGCGGCTGCAGCGCATCAGCCAGTCGGAGGACGAGGAGAGCATCGTGGGGGATGGCGAGACCAAGGAGCCCTTCCTGCTGGTGCAGTACTCGGCCAGGGGACCGTGTGTGGAGAGGAAGGCCAAGCTGATGACGCCCAACGGCCCAGAAGTCCACGGCTGA